In one Saccharibacillus brassicae genomic region, the following are encoded:
- a CDS encoding response regulator, which produces MYNVIIAEDSKPILRHIRMLIESSGLPVRVTATASNGIEALERLQDGQADILLTDIRMPKLDGLGLIEQAKALNPRLQAVLITGYSDFDYARRALNLHAFDYLLKPVDQTQLSDVLERLITQLAEQRQSDRKLLESVVEPAFLADMPLDAGLLAGRYRMALLRRRPFAAQAERAWTAREIEAALSALPGGECRYVWPAPQQGRFVVLLAEQERAADGEAAARQLTQALQGSLAAAGLPAVVAAAPEPAGLGALAAVHAALERELRGHLTVGGNLAPPISAEGDYAAPPQAGEASKLALREPLKRGGEELFERLDRYLRQNLYAQLSVTEAAQQFHVSPSYVSRLVKRYTGSTFVHHYMALKIAEARRLLSSGPEVKVKHVAEALGFGDPHYFSNVFKEYVGCRPSEFKDK; this is translated from the coding sequence ATGTACAACGTCATCATCGCGGAAGACAGCAAGCCCATTTTGCGCCATATCCGAATGCTGATCGAATCGTCCGGCCTGCCGGTGCGGGTCACCGCGACCGCGTCGAACGGGATCGAAGCGCTGGAGCGGCTTCAAGACGGGCAGGCCGACATTTTGCTGACCGATATCCGCATGCCCAAGCTGGACGGACTGGGGCTAATCGAACAGGCCAAAGCGCTGAATCCGCGTCTGCAGGCCGTGCTTATTACAGGCTACAGCGATTTCGACTATGCGCGGCGCGCGCTGAACCTGCATGCGTTCGATTACCTGCTCAAGCCAGTGGACCAGACGCAGCTGAGCGACGTGCTGGAGCGGCTGATCACGCAGTTGGCGGAGCAGCGGCAGAGCGACCGCAAGCTGCTGGAAAGCGTGGTCGAACCGGCGTTTCTCGCGGACATGCCGCTGGATGCCGGACTGCTGGCGGGCCGGTATCGGATGGCGCTGCTGCGGCGCAGGCCTTTTGCTGCGCAGGCGGAGCGGGCGTGGACGGCCCGGGAGATCGAAGCGGCGCTCTCCGCGCTGCCCGGCGGCGAATGCCGATACGTATGGCCCGCGCCGCAGCAGGGGCGGTTCGTGGTGCTGCTTGCGGAGCAAGAGCGTGCAGCAGACGGCGAAGCGGCTGCACGCCAGCTGACGCAGGCGCTGCAAGGGTCTCTGGCCGCGGCCGGTCTGCCCGCGGTCGTAGCGGCCGCGCCGGAACCGGCCGGTCTGGGCGCGCTTGCGGCCGTGCATGCGGCGCTTGAGCGGGAGCTGCGCGGGCACTTGACCGTCGGCGGGAATCTGGCGCCGCCGATCTCCGCCGAAGGCGATTACGCGGCGCCGCCGCAGGCAGGCGAAGCGTCCAAGCTTGCGCTGCGGGAACCCCTCAAGCGGGGCGGCGAAGAGCTGTTCGAGCGGCTGGACCGTTATTTGCGGCAAAATCTGTACGCGCAGCTGTCCGTTACGGAAGCGGCGCAGCAGTTTCACGTCAGCCCTTCGTACGTAAGCCGCCTCGTGAAGCGCTATACCGGCAGCACGTTCGTGCATCATTACATGGCGCTCAAAATTGCGGAAGCCCGACGCCTGCTATCTTCGGGGCCCGAAGTCAAAGTCAAACATGTCGCCGAAGCGCTCGGCTTCGGCGATCCGCACTATTTTTCCAACGTGTTCAAAGAGTATGTCGGCTGCCGACCAAGCGAATTCAAAGACAAATGA
- a CDS encoding carbohydrate ABC transporter permease: MRISRKLYSYYLILPALLIYSVLFVVPAIAGLFYSFTDWRLDRVGIKFIGWANFERIFTDKTLLLAIKNTIIFAVATVIGKNLIGLALAIALNMRLKTRNILRAVFYSPSILSVLVISIVFTPMLRSEGTINRIFESVGLGFLGQSWLTDPQIVIWTVAAVSVWQHAGFQMAIYLAGLQSIPKDYYEAATIDGAGAWRSFRSITLPLLLPALNINLMLTLIGGLKVFSEVFVLTGGGPGNASQVVGTIILRSFGEGSWGLGTAVNTLLFAAVTIIAIPLLIFMRRKEVSE; this comes from the coding sequence ATGAGAATATCGAGAAAACTATATTCCTACTACCTGATCCTGCCTGCCCTGCTGATCTATTCCGTCTTGTTCGTCGTACCCGCGATCGCCGGCCTGTTCTACTCGTTCACGGATTGGCGGCTTGACCGGGTCGGCATCAAGTTTATCGGCTGGGCCAACTTTGAACGCATCTTCACCGACAAGACGCTGCTGCTCGCGATCAAGAACACGATCATCTTCGCGGTCGCAACCGTCATCGGCAAAAACCTGATTGGCCTGGCGCTTGCGATCGCGTTGAACATGCGGCTCAAAACGCGCAACATTTTGCGGGCCGTCTTCTATTCCCCGTCCATTCTGAGCGTTCTGGTCATCAGCATCGTGTTCACGCCGATGCTGCGCTCGGAAGGCACGATCAACCGGATCTTCGAGTCGGTCGGCCTCGGCTTCCTGGGCCAGAGCTGGTTGACCGATCCGCAGATCGTCATCTGGACGGTCGCCGCCGTATCGGTCTGGCAGCACGCCGGTTTCCAGATGGCGATCTATCTGGCCGGCCTGCAGTCGATTCCCAAAGACTACTACGAAGCCGCGACGATCGACGGCGCCGGCGCGTGGAGAAGCTTCCGCAGCATTACGCTGCCGCTGCTGCTCCCCGCGCTGAACATCAACTTGATGCTGACGCTGATCGGCGGCCTGAAAGTATTCTCCGAAGTGTTCGTCCTGACCGGCGGCGGTCCGGGCAACGCGTCGCAGGTCGTCGGCACGATCATCCTGCGTTCGTTCGGCGAAGGCAGTTGGGGACTCGGCACCGCGGTCAATACGCTGCTGTTCGCGGCCGTGACGATTATCGCCATTCCGCTGCTGATCTTCATGCGCCGCAAGGAGGTATCCGAATAA
- a CDS encoding glycoside hydrolase family 30 protein, translated as MANWTIYRSRGEYDLFRELSMDELTSGAELEKETKTEKESASQAQVEGAARVELDQNERGQRMDGFGASFTDSSAYLIHRVLGEAEREELMVKLFDAQSGIGLSVLRNPMGASDYARSLYSYDDLPEGESDPSLAKFSIAHDEADVIPLTRRALELNRDLKLMASPWSAPGWMKTSGSLLGGRLKPEYYDAFAQYFVRYIQAYREHGLPIHAVTPQNEALYEPRHYPSMFMPADVQTAFIRDYLKPAFVQAGISAKILCYDHNWDRPDYPLEVLAGAGDAVDGVAWHWYGGNASAQSDVLQAVPGKEVHFTEGSGGEWIPAFEPAFSNVLRTGIEILRHNSQSFVLWNMALDEQNGPTVPGFGQSTCRGIVQVNQSTGALTYTLDYYALAHFSKIIRPGAVRIGSSCAQPEIRSAAFENTDGSIAVVLFNDAEEDRRITLRVPSEVLEVSEATEAAKTLEDAEATGAADAADHAVEFSFLLEAKAALSLLRRSR; from the coding sequence ATGGCGAACTGGACGATCTACCGCTCGCGGGGCGAATATGACCTGTTCCGGGAGCTCAGCATGGACGAACTGACAAGCGGCGCTGAACTGGAAAAGGAAACGAAAACAGAAAAGGAATCCGCATCGCAAGCGCAAGTGGAAGGAGCCGCGCGCGTCGAACTGGACCAGAACGAGCGAGGCCAACGCATGGACGGCTTCGGCGCTTCGTTTACCGATTCGTCGGCGTACCTGATCCATCGGGTGCTGGGCGAAGCGGAGCGCGAAGAGCTGATGGTCAAATTGTTCGACGCCCAGAGCGGAATCGGGTTGTCGGTGCTGCGCAATCCGATGGGTGCCTCGGACTATGCGCGCAGCCTGTACAGCTATGACGATCTGCCGGAAGGCGAAAGCGATCCGTCGCTCGCCAAATTCTCGATCGCGCACGACGAAGCGGACGTCATTCCGCTGACCCGCAGAGCGCTGGAGCTGAACCGTGATCTCAAGCTGATGGCGTCGCCGTGGAGCGCGCCGGGCTGGATGAAGACAAGCGGCTCCCTGTTGGGCGGTCGCCTCAAACCGGAGTATTATGACGCGTTTGCGCAGTATTTCGTACGCTATATTCAAGCTTACCGCGAGCACGGCCTGCCGATCCATGCGGTAACGCCGCAGAACGAAGCGCTGTACGAGCCGCGGCATTATCCGAGCATGTTCATGCCGGCCGACGTACAGACGGCGTTTATCCGCGATTATCTCAAGCCCGCGTTCGTTCAGGCCGGGATTTCCGCCAAAATCTTATGCTACGACCATAACTGGGACCGGCCGGATTATCCGCTTGAAGTGCTGGCCGGCGCGGGAGATGCAGTCGACGGTGTAGCGTGGCATTGGTATGGCGGCAACGCTTCGGCGCAATCCGACGTTCTGCAGGCGGTACCCGGCAAAGAAGTGCATTTCACCGAAGGGTCGGGCGGCGAATGGATTCCCGCGTTCGAGCCGGCTTTCTCGAACGTGCTGCGCACAGGCATCGAGATTCTGCGCCATAACAGCCAATCGTTTGTGCTGTGGAACATGGCGCTTGATGAACAGAACGGACCGACCGTGCCGGGCTTCGGGCAGAGCACCTGTCGCGGCATCGTACAGGTGAATCAATCGACCGGCGCTTTGACGTATACGCTCGATTACTACGCGCTGGCCCATTTCAGCAAAATCATCCGCCCCGGCGCCGTCCGGATCGGATCATCCTGCGCGCAGCCGGAGATCCGCTCGGCCGCGTTCGAGAACACCGACGGCTCGATCGCCGTCGTCCTGTTCAACGACGCCGAAGAAGACCGCCGTATCACGCTGCGGGTGCCTTCGGAAGTGTTGGAAGTGTCGGAGGCCACAGAGGCCGCGAAAACTTTAGAGGACGCGGAGGCAACAGGCGCAGCGGACGCAGCGGATCACGCAGTCGAGTTCAGCTTCCTGCTCGAAGCCAAAGCCGCCCTGTCGCTGCTGCGCCGTTCGCGCTGA
- a CDS encoding ABC transporter substrate-binding protein: MNQQTKKIAAGLLGGLLAVSLTACGGSASPGGSTAAGGSGSSSGAGGATIELAISKSSQDSIFVQQDLLDAFEKESGIKVNLQLLPAEQTATVLQTKLAVDETPDIVQYNLASATTDLNLERNFEILDDEPWVSRIENKEVLSAYGHVYSFHLSQDTGMQGVVYNKDMFEELGLAVPNNFEEFLAVCEKIKAAGITPVFMPFKDNWAANVWPAAAFADYAEKNEPKLFKELNSGKKKWSDIPAFADILQQQYEVYEKGYTNGDILSDSYDMAVGKFLNKEVAMMFMGDWLIQNVNDNDPDMNLGVFPIPYAPDAKLGASPLGGQLFIPKKAKHMEEAKQFFEYVARKDVAQKIIDEQKFVSNFSDVTTPELPAYKQEIVDDYITPKQTVLTVDAHMLVDRSELYRLLQDEFAGGIDAQGVLTAWDEKFAQLMKDKEIEGF, from the coding sequence ATGAACCAACAAACGAAGAAGATCGCGGCGGGACTGCTTGGAGGGCTGCTCGCGGTCTCACTTACGGCCTGCGGAGGCAGCGCTTCGCCGGGCGGATCGACAGCGGCGGGCGGCAGCGGAAGCAGCAGCGGAGCCGGCGGCGCGACGATCGAGCTGGCGATTTCCAAAAGTTCACAGGATTCCATTTTCGTACAGCAGGACCTGCTTGACGCTTTTGAAAAAGAGAGCGGCATCAAAGTCAATCTCCAGCTACTACCGGCCGAACAGACGGCGACCGTGCTCCAGACGAAGCTTGCGGTCGACGAGACGCCCGATATCGTCCAGTACAACCTGGCCAGCGCGACGACGGATCTCAATCTAGAGCGCAATTTCGAGATTCTCGACGACGAGCCGTGGGTGAGCCGGATCGAGAACAAGGAAGTGCTGTCCGCGTACGGCCACGTATACAGTTTCCATCTCAGCCAGGATACCGGCATGCAGGGCGTCGTCTACAACAAAGACATGTTCGAAGAACTGGGCCTCGCCGTTCCGAACAACTTCGAAGAGTTTCTGGCCGTCTGCGAAAAGATCAAAGCCGCGGGTATCACGCCGGTGTTCATGCCGTTCAAGGACAACTGGGCCGCGAACGTCTGGCCGGCCGCCGCTTTCGCGGATTACGCGGAGAAGAACGAGCCGAAGCTGTTCAAAGAGCTTAACTCGGGCAAAAAGAAATGGTCGGATATCCCGGCGTTCGCGGATATTTTGCAGCAGCAGTACGAAGTGTACGAAAAAGGCTATACGAACGGCGACATCCTGAGCGACAGCTACGATATGGCGGTCGGCAAGTTCCTGAACAAGGAAGTCGCGATGATGTTCATGGGCGACTGGCTGATCCAGAACGTCAACGACAACGACCCGGATATGAATCTCGGCGTGTTCCCGATCCCGTATGCGCCCGACGCCAAACTCGGCGCGAGCCCGCTCGGCGGCCAGCTGTTCATTCCGAAAAAAGCGAAGCACATGGAAGAAGCAAAGCAGTTCTTCGAATATGTCGCCCGCAAAGACGTCGCCCAGAAGATCATCGACGAACAGAAATTCGTCTCCAACTTCAGCGACGTGACGACCCCGGAACTGCCGGCCTACAAGCAGGAGATCGTGGACGACTACATCACGCCGAAGCAGACCGTGCTTACGGTCGATGCCCATATGCTGGTCGACCGCAGCGAGTTGTACCGCCTGCTTCAGGACGAGTTTGCCGGCGGCATCGACGCGCAGGGCGTCTTGACCGCATGGGACGAGAAGTTCGCGCAGCTGATGAAAGACAAGGAAATCGAAGGGTTTTGA
- a CDS encoding cache domain-containing sensor histidine kinase, with the protein MLFQKMKIGSAQASLQTKFLLAFAVLLVIVMGSFGVYVNQVVVRPLRDTTENEMRLAAAKIGDQLNLYVDGQNQLSQRILSSQDIFALMPSGSESGLTVEGLARSRKLREIMFQSIGPSMNIEDVAIYDLRGTLLTTFISMSGNPSSLLPFLESSGSSTTWNESGYALYRPSSNRVFFVRAIRNQNGKVFGYMAIQLQQEMLRRSAAAGSSGSDVYVLDHNGQTVYASSRQADGSIPKLETSQPDSEGVYLDGQDNYVAFSRSDETGWTTYSVTPKRVVLGPVNSVTTVSMLLIASLFLFSAAYMYFSARSLLLPIRKLRNQMLRINYSNMDTRVVTPSSNNELLMLSESFQGLLDRLQVSIEREKLAVHEEALARHSALQAQIAPHFIHNTLYLISIAAQEGKNDVVSEMCKNLSDSLRYIVSSPYQHVSLTQELEHAEHYLALLHRNYEDDLVWSVDADRAFDDIRLPRLVVQPFVENCIEHAFKEADTPWRIEVRVKVYNGLWALEIRDNGDGFDDATIRHVLDSIRAGEATDHRAHAAKNDALASGSASLDGVATGIGGMGIVNTVRRLQLMYKNRLFFNMYNHSDDGGGAAVQIIASLTEDFY; encoded by the coding sequence GTGCTTTTCCAAAAAATGAAAATCGGAAGCGCGCAGGCCAGCCTGCAGACCAAGTTCCTGCTGGCGTTCGCCGTGCTGCTCGTGATCGTCATGGGCAGCTTCGGCGTGTACGTCAACCAGGTCGTCGTCCGCCCGCTTCGGGACACGACCGAGAACGAGATGCGGCTCGCCGCGGCCAAGATCGGCGATCAGCTGAATCTGTACGTCGACGGGCAGAACCAGCTGTCCCAGCGGATCTTGTCGAGCCAGGACATTTTCGCGCTCATGCCTTCCGGCAGCGAGTCGGGTCTGACCGTGGAAGGGCTGGCCCGCAGCCGCAAATTGAGGGAAATCATGTTCCAGTCGATCGGACCGAGCATGAATATCGAAGACGTGGCGATCTACGACCTGCGCGGGACGCTGCTGACGACTTTCATCAGCATGTCCGGCAATCCGTCGTCGCTGCTGCCTTTTCTGGAAAGCAGCGGCAGCAGCACGACGTGGAATGAGAGCGGTTACGCGCTGTATCGTCCGAGCTCGAACCGGGTCTTTTTTGTCCGGGCGATCCGGAATCAGAACGGCAAAGTGTTCGGCTATATGGCGATCCAGCTGCAGCAGGAGATGCTGCGCCGTTCGGCGGCGGCCGGCAGTTCGGGCAGCGACGTCTACGTGCTCGATCACAACGGCCAGACGGTCTACGCGTCGAGCCGCCAAGCGGACGGAAGCATTCCGAAGCTTGAGACGTCGCAGCCCGATTCCGAAGGCGTCTACCTCGACGGACAGGATAATTATGTCGCGTTTTCGCGCTCGGACGAGACGGGATGGACGACGTACAGCGTGACCCCAAAGCGGGTCGTGCTCGGTCCGGTCAACTCGGTGACGACGGTGTCGATGCTGCTGATCGCGTCGCTGTTTCTTTTTTCCGCCGCGTATATGTATTTCTCCGCCCGAAGCTTGCTGCTGCCGATTCGCAAACTGCGCAATCAGATGCTGCGCATCAATTACAGCAATATGGACACGCGCGTCGTGACGCCTTCGTCGAACAACGAACTGCTCATGCTGAGCGAATCGTTCCAGGGGCTGCTCGATCGCCTGCAGGTGTCGATCGAGCGGGAAAAGTTGGCCGTGCACGAAGAAGCGCTCGCTCGCCATTCGGCGCTGCAGGCGCAGATCGCGCCGCATTTTATCCACAATACGCTGTACCTGATCAGCATCGCCGCGCAGGAAGGCAAAAACGACGTCGTCTCGGAAATGTGCAAAAACCTGTCGGACAGCCTGCGCTACATCGTCTCCTCGCCGTATCAGCATGTCAGTCTCACGCAGGAACTTGAGCATGCCGAACATTATCTGGCGCTGCTGCACCGCAATTACGAAGACGATCTGGTGTGGAGCGTTGACGCAGACCGGGCTTTCGACGACATTCGCCTGCCGCGCCTCGTCGTGCAGCCGTTCGTGGAAAACTGTATCGAACACGCGTTCAAGGAAGCGGACACGCCGTGGCGTATCGAAGTGCGGGTGAAAGTGTACAACGGGCTGTGGGCGCTGGAAATTCGCGACAACGGCGACGGGTTCGACGACGCGACGATCCGGCACGTGCTGGACAGTATCCGGGCCGGCGAAGCGACGGACCACAGGGCGCATGCAGCGAAAAACGACGCGTTGGCGTCCGGCAGCGCAAGCTTGGACGGCGTCGCAACGGGCATCGGCGGCATGGGCATCGTCAATACGGTGCGGCGGCTGCAGCTGATGTACAAAAACCGGCTCTTTTTCAACATGTACAACCATTCGGACGACGGCGGCGGAGCGGCGGTCCAGATCATTGCGTCGCTGACGGAAGATTTTTATTAG
- a CDS encoding helix-turn-helix transcriptional regulator, producing MCKVNIAFTGYRRGGVPLKTKIPELRKQRKLSQEELGMAVGVTRQTITSLEVGKYTASLVLAYKIARYFGLTIEEVFDFSEVEE from the coding sequence ATGTGCAAAGTAAACATTGCATTTACTGGATACAGGCGAGGAGGCGTTCCGTTGAAAACCAAAATCCCGGAACTGCGCAAGCAGCGCAAGCTGTCGCAGGAGGAGCTTGGGATGGCCGTCGGCGTGACCCGGCAGACCATCACCTCGCTCGAGGTGGGCAAATACACCGCATCGTTGGTGCTGGCCTACAAAATCGCCCGTTATTTCGGGCTGACGATCGAAGAAGTATTTGATTTTAGCGAAGTGGAGGAATAA
- a CDS encoding LysR substrate-binding domain-containing protein, translated as MDQQLRVFVAVADKGHFSRAAAVLHMSQPAVSQHIRALEEAVGAQLLERSNKQVRMTRAGEIVYAHAKEILGSYGRMQKSVEDLGSHAGGALAIGTSPTFGEYILPRVLAKLKQQYPEVEPSVIIGKTAAVADKVRTGELDVGIVQGQPQPMRPLRAEKLADDRMVLVASPDHPLIELADEQENAWQPVSEDPFIRKVREDLNRPGLRSNAAPPLKPTVPEALSAHAWILREPGSGTREAADDALHRLGVVSPAEILVFGSTQAVKEAVIAGLGISLLSRWTIRRELYSGELQIVDIPGLPHIRPLSIVTASSFRTRALDIFIELLRQQRELTGPAGTDV; from the coding sequence ATGGATCAACAGCTTCGGGTCTTCGTGGCCGTCGCGGACAAAGGACACTTCTCCCGGGCCGCCGCGGTGCTCCATATGAGCCAACCTGCCGTCAGCCAACATATTCGTGCGCTGGAGGAGGCCGTCGGCGCGCAGCTGCTGGAGCGCAGCAACAAACAGGTCAGGATGACGCGGGCCGGCGAGATCGTCTACGCACATGCCAAAGAAATCCTCGGTTCGTATGGACGCATGCAAAAATCGGTCGAAGATCTGGGCAGCCACGCCGGCGGGGCGCTTGCGATCGGGACCAGCCCTACGTTCGGCGAATATATCCTGCCCCGCGTCTTGGCCAAGCTCAAGCAGCAGTATCCCGAAGTAGAGCCTTCCGTAATCATCGGGAAGACCGCCGCTGTCGCCGACAAAGTACGCACCGGCGAATTGGACGTAGGCATCGTGCAGGGGCAACCGCAGCCTATGCGGCCGCTGCGCGCGGAAAAGCTGGCGGACGACCGAATGGTGCTGGTAGCTTCACCGGATCATCCGCTGATCGAGCTTGCAGACGAACAGGAAAACGCATGGCAGCCGGTGTCCGAAGATCCGTTTATTCGCAAAGTTCGGGAAGACCTGAATCGGCCCGGCCTGCGGAGCAATGCTGCGCCGCCATTGAAACCGACCGTGCCGGAAGCGTTAAGCGCCCACGCCTGGATTCTGCGGGAACCCGGTTCGGGCACTCGCGAAGCCGCGGACGACGCGCTGCATAGGCTGGGCGTCGTCTCGCCTGCGGAGATTCTCGTCTTCGGCAGCACGCAGGCGGTCAAAGAAGCCGTGATCGCGGGACTCGGCATTAGTTTGCTGTCGCGTTGGACAATCCGGCGCGAACTTTACAGCGGCGAACTGCAAATCGTCGATATTCCCGGCCTACCGCATATCAGGCCGTTGTCGATCGTGACGGCGTCGTCTTTTCGGACGCGGGCTTTGGACATATTCATCGAGCTGCTGCGGCAGCAGCGGGAACTGACGGGACCTGCGGGAACTGACGTTTGA
- a CDS encoding S-layer homology domain-containing protein: MNKYGMRWAGLVLAGVWAAGSLWSAAPAANAAAVSFLDVKAGHWAYSAVNGAMREGYVDGYDDATFKPDASVTRAEFVKMAVSALKLDAAPTGGRWYAPYVEAAVRAGLYDASDFPDSEAGWAAAMTREEMARVAARAIGEETRENDKWMYLATKTGLIQGVGKGQIAPQGLTTRAQSVVIIERIRSVKSGAKLEIDRYAAGSAEIAWHGTNIFSIMPEMFVTPESDWKSKGKPSIEDMWNEKNMTITSKDGLYQGKLDALIAIDMADANDPNRGLLGDVSTVKWYNNDEVMKNLIKGKTNTYVLYFKSHTVYNKDKSKYADIPFVQFQISGFGSPDTNAFYAGTLNKTAYLYRNQTDDLPAIIVPKSGTMQNGNDIKIVLQAPTGSNIRFIEIDLLRLRGLQ; encoded by the coding sequence ATGAACAAGTATGGAATGAGATGGGCCGGATTGGTTTTGGCGGGGGTATGGGCGGCAGGCAGCCTGTGGAGCGCAGCTCCGGCCGCAAACGCCGCGGCGGTCAGCTTTTTGGACGTCAAAGCCGGCCACTGGGCGTATTCTGCCGTGAACGGAGCGATGCGGGAAGGATACGTCGACGGTTATGACGATGCGACGTTCAAGCCGGACGCGAGCGTCACGCGCGCGGAATTCGTCAAAATGGCCGTTTCGGCGCTGAAGCTCGACGCCGCTCCGACAGGCGGCCGCTGGTACGCGCCGTACGTCGAGGCGGCCGTCCGGGCCGGCTTGTACGACGCGAGCGATTTTCCCGACAGCGAAGCCGGATGGGCCGCCGCGATGACGCGCGAAGAAATGGCGAGAGTCGCCGCCCGCGCGATCGGGGAGGAGACTCGCGAGAACGACAAATGGATGTACCTCGCCACGAAGACCGGACTGATCCAGGGCGTCGGCAAAGGGCAGATCGCGCCTCAAGGCCTGACCACCCGCGCGCAGTCCGTCGTGATCATCGAGCGTATCCGTTCCGTCAAAAGCGGCGCCAAACTCGAGATCGACCGCTACGCCGCCGGCTCGGCCGAAATCGCCTGGCACGGCACGAATATCTTCTCGATCATGCCCGAGATGTTCGTCACCCCGGAATCCGATTGGAAAAGCAAAGGCAAACCCTCGATCGAAGACATGTGGAACGAAAAAAACATGACGATCACGTCCAAAGACGGCCTGTACCAAGGCAAACTGGACGCGCTGATCGCGATCGACATGGCCGATGCGAACGATCCGAATCGGGGGTTGTTGGGGGATGTCAGTACCGTGAAATGGTATAACAATGACGAAGTCATGAAAAACCTAATCAAGGGTAAAACCAACACGTATGTGCTGTACTTCAAAAGCCATACGGTATACAACAAAGACAAGTCCAAATATGCGGACATTCCGTTCGTTCAGTTTCAAATTAGTGGATTTGGCAGCCCGGATACTAATGCGTTTTATGCGGGAACCCTGAACAAAACCGCATATCTGTATCGTAATCAGACAGATGACTTACCCGCAATCATCGTACCTAAAAGTGGTACCATGCAAAATGGGAACGACATCAAAATTGTCCTGCAAGCGCCAACCGGCTCTAATATTCGATTCATCGAAATCGATCTGCTTAGACTGCGAGGCCTTCAATAA
- a CDS encoding carbohydrate ABC transporter permease: protein MNYTRKMAWRNYLVEGFLILASLIIILPMLVMIFGSFMNNIEVMKFTLRLPSEWHFSNYATVFREGGLARAFWNGILITGVSCFLNIFTSSAAAFILTRRDTKLSNFLYMFFFMGLIAPMSTITTIRVVQWFGFYGSITSVILIYASLNTAFSVFLYSGFIRSIPKALDEVAFLEGAGTLSVFFKIVTPLILPVNATVAIMVFMSVWNDITIPLYFLTDSSDWTMPLSVYNFYGKFSRDWNLIFADLVLTSLPVFILYLFCQKYIVSGLTAGAVKG from the coding sequence ATGAACTACACCCGCAAAATGGCCTGGCGCAATTACCTAGTCGAAGGCTTCCTGATCCTGGCTTCGCTGATCATTATCCTGCCGATGCTCGTCATGATCTTCGGCAGTTTCATGAACAACATCGAAGTCATGAAGTTCACGCTGCGCCTGCCGAGCGAATGGCATTTCTCCAACTACGCCACCGTATTCCGGGAAGGCGGGCTCGCCCGCGCGTTCTGGAACGGCATCCTGATCACCGGCGTATCCTGCTTCCTGAACATATTCACTTCGTCCGCCGCCGCGTTCATTCTCACCCGGCGCGACACGAAGCTGTCGAACTTTTTGTACATGTTCTTTTTCATGGGACTGATTGCGCCGATGTCGACCATTACGACGATTCGCGTCGTGCAGTGGTTCGGATTCTACGGCAGCATCACGAGCGTCATTTTGATCTATGCGTCGCTCAACACGGCGTTCAGCGTCTTTTTGTACAGCGGCTTTATCCGCTCCATCCCGAAAGCGCTCGACGAAGTCGCGTTTCTCGAAGGGGCAGGCACGCTGAGCGTCTTTTTCAAAATCGTCACGCCGCTCATTCTCCCGGTCAACGCGACGGTCGCGATCATGGTGTTCATGTCCGTCTGGAACGATATTACGATCCCGCTCTACTTCCTGACCGACAGCTCCGACTGGACGATGCCGCTCTCGGTGTACAATTTTTACGGAAAATTCAGCCGCGACTGGAACCTGATCTTCGCCGATCTCGTGCTGACTTCCCTGCCGGTGTTCATTCTGTATCTGTTCTGCCAAAAGTATATCGTGAGCGGCCTGACAGCCGGCGCGGTAAAAGGCTAA